From a region of the Fibrobacter sp. UWB16 genome:
- a CDS encoding response regulator produces the protein MGFFANSGYHEILSNGQKSGYGYELLSEISRFADLNYEFVGYDKNWDDMLEMLRNGEIDLVSSAQKKIKDGTPFDYSLPVGPDSNYIVVRKSDKVLLDEINYGIRQMDMVDPNWKNRLYLKYYGSENLAYSVFNERERVYLKDFLRQNRTLKVTVQNAKAPYAYIENGVAKGILLDIFAEIARPHDLKYEFVVPAANDTDNVTKIKKWHIVLDGHYGMAGGDDGWVFTPLYLRDLVLDGYDSLLYGMRIAVPRDAPREVASILTKGVLMLSPKSMREYVVKYAGFRMPNYSGELLRIHSHAAAVFGAVLGILGLALIASLVWIAVRRKLKNRQEVLDSRLRDAEAFAAEAKEAKSKFLLNMSHDIRTPMNAIIGYSERAERHLENKTDVLDALKKIRISGGYLLQLIEEVLDMAKIESGRVLLKERMMNITSCMTEFCEGCMPMMNHKNISFIWDFSVIKNKFVIANVSSLRQILYNIISNAQKFTPYGGRVVFTIEELPCRVDGYAVYDFEISDNGLGMSKEFLDHIYDEFSREQSSTQSGVQGTGLGMSIVKHLVDMMGAEISIQSEVGLGTTVRVRTQFKIATESDVSIDGCEHNSVEVGDFLKGKRVLLVEDNEFNREVALDFLQDAQMTVEIAENGLEAVAKVKEHAPDYYDCILMDIQMPVMDGYEATRAIRQAFPQAKIPIIAVSANAFEEDRQKSLAAGMDDHLAKPIVVAKVFESMYSLMQRKINEK, from the coding sequence GTGGGGTTTTTCGCTAATTCTGGCTATCACGAAATCTTGTCGAATGGCCAAAAAAGTGGTTACGGTTATGAATTGCTTTCCGAAATATCCCGGTTTGCAGACTTGAATTACGAGTTTGTCGGCTACGACAAAAACTGGGATGATATGTTGGAGATGCTCCGGAACGGTGAAATTGATCTAGTCTCGTCGGCGCAGAAAAAAATTAAGGATGGAACTCCTTTTGACTATTCGTTGCCGGTGGGACCGGACTCCAATTATATCGTCGTCCGCAAGTCCGATAAGGTACTGCTCGATGAAATCAATTATGGCATCCGCCAAATGGATATGGTGGATCCGAACTGGAAAAATAGGCTTTACCTCAAATATTATGGCTCTGAAAATTTGGCGTATTCAGTTTTTAACGAGCGTGAACGTGTTTACTTGAAGGATTTTCTTCGCCAAAATAGAACGCTCAAGGTGACCGTACAAAATGCCAAGGCTCCGTATGCTTACATAGAAAACGGGGTCGCCAAGGGAATCCTTTTAGATATTTTTGCTGAAATTGCGCGTCCGCATGACCTGAAATATGAATTTGTGGTACCGGCGGCAAACGATACGGACAATGTGACGAAAATAAAAAAATGGCATATTGTCCTTGATGGTCATTATGGCATGGCCGGTGGCGATGACGGCTGGGTGTTTACTCCGTTGTACTTGCGGGACCTAGTGCTCGACGGTTACGATAGTTTGCTTTACGGGATGCGTATCGCTGTGCCGCGTGATGCTCCACGTGAAGTTGCGTCTATCCTGACAAAGGGCGTTTTGATGCTTTCGCCAAAGAGCATGCGTGAATATGTAGTCAAGTATGCGGGGTTCCGTATGCCGAATTATTCCGGAGAGCTTTTGCGAATTCACTCTCATGCTGCTGCCGTGTTTGGTGCCGTTTTGGGAATTCTTGGGCTAGCCCTGATTGCCTCTCTCGTCTGGATTGCGGTCAGGCGCAAACTGAAAAATCGTCAAGAAGTGCTGGATTCCAGGTTGCGCGATGCCGAAGCCTTTGCGGCAGAAGCTAAAGAGGCGAAGTCGAAGTTCTTGCTCAACATGAGCCATGATATTCGTACGCCGATGAACGCCATTATCGGCTATTCGGAACGAGCCGAACGCCATCTCGAAAACAAGACGGATGTCTTGGATGCATTGAAAAAGATCCGTATTTCGGGCGGATATTTGCTCCAGCTGATTGAAGAAGTTCTGGATATGGCAAAAATTGAGTCTGGACGGGTTTTGCTGAAAGAACGCATGATGAACATTACCTCTTGCATGACTGAATTTTGCGAGGGCTGCATGCCCATGATGAATCATAAGAATATTTCATTTATTTGGGATTTCTCGGTCATCAAGAATAAATTTGTAATAGCGAATGTCAGTAGCTTGCGCCAGATTCTATATAACATTATTTCGAATGCCCAAAAGTTTACGCCTTATGGCGGACGCGTTGTTTTTACGATTGAGGAATTGCCTTGCCGAGTCGATGGCTATGCTGTATATGATTTTGAAATAAGCGATAATGGCCTTGGCATGTCCAAGGAGTTTTTGGACCACATCTATGATGAATTCTCTCGCGAGCAGTCTTCGACGCAGAGCGGTGTGCAAGGGACTGGCCTTGGCATGTCTATTGTCAAGCACCTTGTCGATATGATGGGCGCTGAAATTTCCATCCAGAGCGAGGTTGGGCTTGGCACTACTGTACGTGTGCGGACCCAGTTCAAGATTGCGACCGAAAGCGATGTTTCCATTGACGGCTGCGAACACAATTCTGTTGAAGTTGGGGATTTCCTGAAAGGTAAGCGCGTCTTGCTTGTTGAAGATAATGAATTTAATAGGGAAGTCGCCCTGGATTTCTTGCAGGATGCGCAGATGACGGTCGAAATTGCCGAAAATGGTTTGGAAGCTGTGGCAAAAGTCAAGGAACACGCCCCTGATTATTATGACTGTATCCTGATGGATATTCAAATGCCTGTCATGGATGGCTATGAGGCGACTCGGGCAATTCGCCAAGCTTTCCCGCAGGCGAAAATTCCGATTATTGCGGTGTCGGCAAATGCGTTTGAAGAAGATCGGCAAAAGTCGTTGGCCGCGGGAATGGATGATCATTTGGCAAAGCCGATCGTTGTTGCGAAAGTCTTTGAATCAATGTATTCTTTAATGCAAAGAAAAATTAACGAAAAATAG
- a CDS encoding glycosyl hydrolase family 8: MKNLAKVMFGVAAAAAVTASAAGQFPFPQNMKYPHGHIIEYADTDMIKEHYKLWKQAWYQASNGWVLAPEGTCSTVSEAIAYGMLISVYMDDQDVFKNLYKTWTGNSAGANGGMNWRIGCSGGTGTASDADFDAALALVMASKQWNDASYLTAGKSLISWIASNDIASNKIKPGNQWNDGFNPSYATTANFQLFQDVAGGSWSSVISQAYTDLNGCQDSKTGLVPDWCDWNSHKPILTSAAVSNDIGFYDDAARTPWRMAMAYYWYGDTKAQAFNKKVVEWLIPETRTASGVNSGYKYDGGQYYADESDIRNFVSSTFSGGLGLATSSIESAEAKTYLGTVYKVLKEKKSCSTAQGCGEGSVAGEKYYPATLNMIYLLLVTGNMPNLYNTTGFTPFTPDPSKAPSIKEGDGEHMAFGDTTVGVSGLWNWGAYHDKLGIGTKMVPDSGDSPLYRLDDGTVIARASMEIGPEPEWTAEAAAAGTLKYPSAGIAVSFKKDDCKKDKSCGVDFSALGIKYIRVTAKSTGPIRMAILNTITDENEEKKVENAGAGSEPGVYVDNSEDYKEVLYDMTPSDYGFKGAGAGLEIDILDWVSRNNAPEGVEIIKKIKGLKWEVKDAKGGLGEISIKAIEFLDASKTAIDPVKLTGVEIKPVSLYKVSMMPTFSVRANGMQVEINGAKAGSVFAVYNMQGKAIAGGMLMSSNMTVRVSTTGSYIVRVGSEMNRVNVK, encoded by the coding sequence ATGAAGAATTTGGCAAAAGTTATGTTTGGCGTTGCTGCAGCTGCTGCAGTGACGGCTTCTGCTGCAGGACAGTTCCCGTTCCCGCAGAACATGAAGTACCCGCACGGTCATATCATTGAATATGCCGATACGGACATGATCAAGGAACATTATAAGCTGTGGAAACAGGCTTGGTACCAGGCTAGCAATGGTTGGGTGCTCGCTCCGGAAGGAACTTGCTCTACTGTTTCCGAAGCTATTGCATATGGTATGTTGATTTCCGTCTACATGGACGATCAGGATGTTTTCAAGAATCTTTATAAGACTTGGACTGGCAACAGCGCTGGTGCCAATGGCGGTATGAACTGGCGTATCGGTTGCAGCGGCGGTACTGGTACTGCATCTGACGCTGACTTCGACGCTGCTCTTGCTCTCGTGATGGCATCCAAGCAGTGGAATGACGCTTCTTACCTCACAGCAGGTAAGTCCCTCATTTCTTGGATTGCTTCCAACGATATCGCAAGCAACAAGATTAAGCCGGGTAACCAGTGGAATGACGGTTTCAACCCGAGCTATGCAACGACTGCTAACTTCCAGCTCTTCCAGGATGTTGCTGGCGGTTCTTGGTCTAGCGTCATCTCCCAGGCTTACACTGACTTGAACGGTTGCCAGGATTCTAAGACTGGTCTCGTTCCGGACTGGTGCGACTGGAATTCTCACAAGCCGATTTTGACGTCTGCTGCCGTTTCTAACGATATCGGTTTCTACGATGACGCTGCCCGTACTCCGTGGCGTATGGCTATGGCTTATTACTGGTACGGTGATACCAAGGCTCAGGCTTTCAACAAGAAAGTTGTGGAATGGCTCATCCCGGAAACCCGCACTGCTAGTGGTGTAAATTCGGGCTATAAGTACGATGGCGGTCAGTACTATGCTGATGAAAGCGATATTCGCAACTTTGTTTCTTCTACGTTCTCTGGTGGTCTTGGCCTCGCTACTTCTTCTATCGAAAGTGCTGAAGCAAAGACTTATCTCGGTACCGTTTACAAGGTTCTCAAGGAAAAGAAGAGCTGCTCTACCGCTCAGGGTTGCGGTGAAGGCTCTGTCGCCGGTGAAAAGTACTATCCGGCAACTTTGAACATGATTTACCTCCTCCTCGTGACGGGTAACATGCCTAACCTCTACAATACCACTGGTTTCACTCCGTTCACTCCGGATCCGAGCAAGGCTCCGTCCATCAAGGAAGGCGACGGTGAACACATGGCATTCGGTGATACGACTGTGGGCGTTTCTGGTCTCTGGAACTGGGGTGCATACCACGACAAGCTCGGTATCGGAACCAAGATGGTCCCGGATTCTGGCGATTCTCCGCTTTACAGATTGGATGACGGCACTGTCATTGCTCGTGCTTCTATGGAAATTGGTCCGGAACCGGAATGGACTGCGGAAGCTGCCGCTGCTGGTACCCTCAAGTATCCGTCTGCTGGTATCGCCGTTTCCTTCAAGAAGGATGATTGCAAGAAGGACAAGAGCTGCGGTGTGGACTTCTCTGCTCTCGGCATTAAGTACATCCGCGTGACGGCTAAGTCTACTGGCCCGATCCGCATGGCAATCCTCAATACCATCACGGATGAAAACGAAGAAAAGAAGGTCGAAAATGCTGGTGCTGGTTCTGAACCGGGCGTTTATGTCGACAATTCTGAAGACTACAAGGAAGTGCTCTACGATATGACCCCGAGCGACTACGGCTTCAAGGGTGCTGGTGCTGGCCTCGAAATCGATATCCTCGACTGGGTTAGCAGAAACAATGCTCCGGAAGGTGTTGAAATCATCAAGAAGATCAAGGGTCTCAAGTGGGAAGTCAAGGATGCTAAGGGTGGCCTCGGTGAAATCTCCATCAAGGCTATCGAATTCCTCGATGCAAGCAAGACTGCTATTGACCCGGTCAAGCTCACTGGCGTGGAAATCAAGCCGGTCAGCCTCTACAAGGTCTCCATGATGCCGACCTTCAGCGTCCGCGCAAACGGCATGCAGGTCGAAATCAACGGTGCTAAGGCTGGTAGCGTGTTCGCTGTCTACAACATGCAGGGCAAGGCAATTGCCGGTGGCATGCTCATGAGCAGCAACATGACGGTCCGCGTCTCGACCACGGGTTCTTACATCGTTCGCGTTGGTTCCGAAATGAACCGCGTCAACGTCAAGTAA
- a CDS encoding polysaccharide deacetylase family protein, giving the protein MNYKTLALTSGLAFGLAGITMANPIKTIPWNGHVGAVSFTFDDALENQIENLKPVLDKLPDVHVTFFLTSMGSGYRQKADGFAALANNGHEIGNHTESHGHLTSISDNSELEKEIVQFAEDIEKTLAENGAKIHVISFATPFCENNAKVKDIINSRHFINRDCGWHGRNEWDVEPDWLSLKAKIWTRSGATVEEMLSSLDTAAFIGNFEGANPWDVQVKGGSWLVVLNHGVTDDQGDDYAIDPADIEKQFKHAIENNLWVAPFGTVGAYYRAHFIVDAAKETSTDDGFTVEWAIPNEHMPASIPLRVNIDTKSVSENAIVEQGGKAIKRESDGSYVIEFTEKSLKVRKPKPGENPDSVTSIPGSATRALATAPNYTKYTLFDLNGNDLGNVSSFEVPAKFPKGTYIIRAEAAGQTPLIKKVHR; this is encoded by the coding sequence ATGAATTACAAAACATTAGCACTTACTTCTGGACTCGCATTCGGACTCGCAGGCATTACCATGGCAAACCCCATCAAAACCATTCCCTGGAACGGCCATGTCGGTGCCGTAAGCTTCACTTTCGATGACGCCCTCGAAAACCAAATTGAAAATCTAAAGCCTGTGCTAGACAAGCTGCCCGATGTGCATGTCACGTTTTTCCTCACTAGCATGGGAAGCGGCTATAGGCAAAAGGCCGACGGTTTTGCGGCACTCGCAAACAACGGCCATGAAATAGGCAACCACACCGAATCGCACGGACATTTGACTTCGATTAGCGACAACAGCGAATTGGAAAAAGAAATCGTCCAGTTCGCCGAAGACATCGAAAAGACACTCGCAGAGAACGGAGCCAAAATACACGTGATTTCATTCGCCACTCCGTTCTGCGAAAACAACGCCAAAGTTAAAGACATCATCAACTCGCGACACTTCATCAACCGCGACTGCGGTTGGCACGGTCGTAATGAATGGGACGTGGAACCGGACTGGTTAAGCCTCAAGGCCAAAATCTGGACGCGTTCAGGCGCCACGGTAGAAGAAATGCTATCGTCGCTTGACACGGCGGCCTTCATCGGTAACTTCGAAGGGGCGAATCCGTGGGATGTTCAAGTGAAAGGCGGTTCCTGGCTCGTCGTCTTGAACCATGGCGTCACGGACGACCAAGGCGACGATTACGCCATCGACCCCGCGGATATCGAAAAGCAATTCAAACACGCCATCGAAAACAATCTTTGGGTAGCCCCGTTCGGCACCGTAGGCGCCTACTACCGCGCCCACTTTATCGTCGATGCCGCAAAAGAGACTTCAACAGACGACGGCTTTACGGTAGAATGGGCCATTCCAAATGAGCACATGCCCGCAAGCATCCCGCTCCGCGTGAACATCGACACCAAAAGCGTTAGTGAAAATGCAATCGTAGAACAGGGCGGTAAAGCTATCAAGCGCGAAAGCGACGGCAGCTATGTTATCGAATTCACGGAAAAGAGCCTCAAAGTTCGAAAGCCAAAACCTGGCGAGAATCCCGATTCGGTAACGTCAATTCCGGGTTCAGCGACACGCGCACTTGCAACGGCCCCAAACTACACAAAGTACACGCTTTTTGACCTGAACGGGAATGATCTTGGGAACGTCAGTAGCTTTGAAGTGCCAGCGAAATTTCCAAAAGGCACATATATCATCCGCGCCGAAGCGGCCGGTCAAACGCCTTTAATCAAAAAAGTTCATCGATAG